One part of the Prunus persica cultivar Lovell chromosome G5, Prunus_persica_NCBIv2, whole genome shotgun sequence genome encodes these proteins:
- the LOC18776105 gene encoding probable ubiquitin-like-specific protease 2A isoform X2 → MSKRKPNKNKGPAIIDLDLDSSDLDSPISELFRYEVSKHRSCWRHVFAYLIVQKKKLALKDIELIKKRYPCLLEFPCRFHRGERLKRKGKREEMKELRPPKDAKNAVSRKKEKLDSQAFECKEKLGSEAFDRYFQNLWKNLSEDKRTSFAYLDCMWFSLYLQPSSRDKVLTWIKKKHIFSKKYVIVPIVCWGHWNLLIFCHFGESEQSETHKPCMLLLDSLENADPRRFVLDIYEAEGRSETKDFIYRIPFLVPKVPQQRNDVECGNFVLYYINLFIEGAPENFSIEGGYPYFMKKNWFTPEGLECFCQQLYSSSE, encoded by the exons GATATGAGGTGTCAAAACATCGCTCATGTTGGAGGCACGTCTTCGCCTATTTGATagttcaaaaaaagaaattagctCTAAAAGATATTGAACTGATAAAGAAGAGATACCCGTGCCTTTTAGAATTCCCTTGCCGCTTCCATCGTGGTGAGAGATTGAAGAGGAAagggaaaagagaagagaTGAAAGAACTGAGACCACCCAAGGATGCCAAGAATGCTGtctcaagaaaaaaagaaaaactagacTCTCAAGCATTTGAGTGTAAAGAAAAGCTAGGCTCTGAAGCATTTGATCGTTACTTTCA GAACTTATGGAAGAATTTATCAGAGGATAAGAGGACTTCTTTCGCGTACCTTGACTGTATGTGGTTTAGCTTGTACTTGCAACCATCCTCCAGAGACAAGGTGCTGACCTGGAttaagaagaagcatatttTCTCAAAGAAATATGTCATTGTTCCTATCGTTTGCTG GGGTCACTGGAACCTATTAATCTTTTGCCATTTTGGTGAGAGTGAGCAATCAGAAACCCATAAACCATGCATGTTGTTGCTTGATTCTCTTGAAAACGCAGATCCAAGGCG ATTTGTACTAGACATTTATGAAGCAGAGGGCAGGTCTGAGACCAAAGATTTTATCTATCGAATTCCTTTCTTGGTTCCTAAG GTGCCACAACAGAGAAATGATGTAGAATGCGGTAACTTTGTTCTCTACTACATCAATTTGTTCATTGAGGGTGCTCCTGAGAATTTCAGCATTGAGGGCGGCTACCCATACTTT atgaaaaaaaattggtttaCCCCTGAAGGCTTGGAGTGTTTCTGCCAGCAACTATATTCCTCTTCAGAGTGA
- the LOC18776105 gene encoding probable ubiquitin-like-specific protease 2A isoform X1 yields MSKRKPNKNKGPAIIDLDLDSSDLDSPISELFRYEVSKHRSCWRHVFAYLIVQKKKLALKDIELIKKRYPCLLEFPCRFHRGERLKRKGKREEMKELRPPKDAKNAVSRKKEKLDSQAFECKEKLGSEAFDRYFQNLWKNLSEDKRTSFAYLDCMWFSLYLQPSSRDKVLTWIKKKHIFSKKYVIVPIVCWGHWNLLIFCHFGESEQSETHKPCMLLLDSLENADPRRYEPDIRKFVLDIYEAEGRSETKDFIYRIPFLVPKVPQQRNDVECGNFVLYYINLFIEGAPENFSIEGGYPYFMKKNWFTPEGLECFCQQLYSSSE; encoded by the exons GATATGAGGTGTCAAAACATCGCTCATGTTGGAGGCACGTCTTCGCCTATTTGATagttcaaaaaaagaaattagctCTAAAAGATATTGAACTGATAAAGAAGAGATACCCGTGCCTTTTAGAATTCCCTTGCCGCTTCCATCGTGGTGAGAGATTGAAGAGGAAagggaaaagagaagagaTGAAAGAACTGAGACCACCCAAGGATGCCAAGAATGCTGtctcaagaaaaaaagaaaaactagacTCTCAAGCATTTGAGTGTAAAGAAAAGCTAGGCTCTGAAGCATTTGATCGTTACTTTCA GAACTTATGGAAGAATTTATCAGAGGATAAGAGGACTTCTTTCGCGTACCTTGACTGTATGTGGTTTAGCTTGTACTTGCAACCATCCTCCAGAGACAAGGTGCTGACCTGGAttaagaagaagcatatttTCTCAAAGAAATATGTCATTGTTCCTATCGTTTGCTG GGGTCACTGGAACCTATTAATCTTTTGCCATTTTGGTGAGAGTGAGCAATCAGAAACCCATAAACCATGCATGTTGTTGCTTGATTCTCTTGAAAACGCAGATCCAAGGCGGTATGAACCAGATATAAGAAA ATTTGTACTAGACATTTATGAAGCAGAGGGCAGGTCTGAGACCAAAGATTTTATCTATCGAATTCCTTTCTTGGTTCCTAAG GTGCCACAACAGAGAAATGATGTAGAATGCGGTAACTTTGTTCTCTACTACATCAATTTGTTCATTGAGGGTGCTCCTGAGAATTTCAGCATTGAGGGCGGCTACCCATACTTT atgaaaaaaaattggtttaCCCCTGAAGGCTTGGAGTGTTTCTGCCAGCAACTATATTCCTCTTCAGAGTGA